TGGTGGCGAGCGCACTCGCGACGGTGGTGGGCGCGGTGCTGGCGTCCCTGCTGGGGGTGGCCGGGACAATCATCGGCGCCGCCGTGGTCAGTGCCAGCGCGACCACCGGCGCAGCGGTCTTCTCGCATGCTTTCCGGCGGACGGGCGAGGGGATCCGCAGCCGGATACCGCCGGTGGGAGTGCCAAGGACGCCGGGCGAGGAGCGGACGGAACACCGCGCGGACGCGCGGGCGGTGTTCGGGTTACCCGCCGATGCTTCGGTTGCCGACGCGCCACGGCCCTTCGTGCCCTCCGAGGGCGAGTCGGTCACCACTCATCGAGGTGGATCCCTCCGGAGGTCCCTCGGCTGGAAGAAGTACGCCCTGGCGACGGGACTGGTGTTCGCCCTGGCGATGGTCACGGTGACCGCAGTGGAGCTGATCGCCGGGAAACCGGTGGCGGCCGTGGTCAGGAACGAGCCGGGCAGGGGAACCTCGGTGGGCGGCGGCTCGGCCGGTAACCGTGGTCCCGCAGACAGCGTGACACCCAGCCCGAGCGCGGCCAGTGGCTCGGCGCCGCAGACGGGCGGCTCCGCCTCGCCGGACGCGAGCGCGGCGCCGGACACCAGTTCCGGTCCCAGCTCGAGTCCCAGTTCCAGGGCTTCGGTGTCGTCCGTGCCGTCCGGAAGCGGTGCCGTGAGCAGTTCCGACGCCACCGCTCACCACCCCGGATCCCCCTGATTCCAGAACACAGCCGTCGCAGTGAGACCGGCGCGATGTGCGCACCGGTTTCCTGCGACGGCTGTGCTTGCCGCGGAGAGGACGGTGTCACTGACTGGCAGGCGCTGCCATGTGCAGCAGCCGTTCGGTGATCTCCCGGTACTGCCGGAGTGCGAGCCGTAGTTCCTCGGTCTGCGCGTCGGTGTCTGGGTCCTGCCAGCCGGTGCGCAGGACGCGCCGTCGTTATTACGTGCTGCTTCCCTTCGCGTGGCGTCGGGCCAGTGGCCACGGCGCGTGCCCCTGGTCCGCGCGGGAGGAGGCGTCGCGGTCCTCGCGGGAGGACGCGTCGCGCCGGTCCGGGTCGGCCGGCTGTTCGCCGACCAGCGCCTCGAAGAGGCCTCGGGCCTCGACCATGGCCTCCCGCATTTCCTCGGTGCCGCTCTGGTCGCGGGCCGCCGCGTGCATGCCGCGGTAGCCCTGGACATGGTGGGAGTGGTGGACGGAGAGGGCGGCGATCTGTTCGTCGAACCGCTCGCCGTCGGGGAAGCCGCGGTCCCGTGCCAGGCGCGCCAGCAGCGCGTCCGCCTCGATGACGGCCTTCTGCGGTGATTCGACGAACTGCTCCTGGACAGCGGCCCATTGGGTCATGTAGTGCTCGCGGATCTCAGGCGACAACGGCAGCTCCGTGAGGGAGCCGTGCTCCTTCACTCGCTCGCCGAGTTCCTGCTCGGCAGCCTTGATGTCGCCGTCGTGGTCGGCGACGGCACGGCCGTACTCGGAGCCGAAGCGCCGCTTGAGCCCGTGCCCGCCACCGCCTCGCACTCGTCCACGTCCGAGATAGAGGAGGGTGGCCAGACCGATGACGATCAAGGCGATGATCACGACGGTGGACATGGCCGCCTTCTCTGACTATCGGTTCGCGCGTTGGTCTGCTTCATTGCCGTCAATTCCTGTCGGCTCATTGAGCATTGAGGCCTGCTGGGTGGTGTCCGCACGGTGCGGGAACGGCCCGGGGCGCTTCTGTCACAGCTTGAAGCCGTCCTTGGCCTTGTCGCCGGACTGCTTCAGGTTCCCGGAGATCTGGTCGGTCCTTCCTTCTCGCTGCAGTCGCCTGTTGCGGGCGGCCCGGCCGATGCGTTCGGTGACCCGGATTACCTGCGGCTGCGCCTGCCCCCGCCGCGCCCGCGGCTAGCGAAGCCGGCGAGCCAGACGGCCAGGAGTACGGCGGCGACCCACCAAAGGGCCTGCATGGTGAAGCCGAACCCGAACACCACCAGGATCAGCAGAAGGAGAAGCATCCACAGGATCATTGCCGGGCCTCCGGACCGCGGGAAATTCCTGACTTCCGCGGGGGCCGGGCGAAGCGGGAAGGTGGAATGCGTCGCCCGAGTGATCCGGAGTGGCATAGCCCTACGCCGTGCTGTCAGTCAACGCCGGGCGACCTCCCTTGTCAACGGAGTGTCGACACGGGGTCCGGCACTGATGCGCGAGGTGCGCCCCCGATGGAGCGCGAGAGGTGATCGACGCTGCCGTGGGCTCGCGCCGTACCGTGCACGCCAGCCCTCGTCGCACTCCTTGGACAGACGTCAAGTGGCCACCCCTTTTCGACCGGTCCTGGCGGAGGACGCTGACGTGGGTCGCTATCCGCAGCCTCTGGGGAGGACTAGTCTGTTCGAACAGGCCCCGGCCCCCGGCATTGATGCGTTGTTCCGCTCCGGGGAGGCCCGCCGTGTTCGTTCTGCTTCTCGTGCTGATCGTGGTCCTGTTCGGCCTCGGCTTTCTGCATCCCTTCTGGTGGGTGGCCGCGGCCGTGTTGCTCTTCGGTGCCACCCGCCACGGCCGTGATCGCGGGGGAGGCTGGATCCGCGGTGACGGGTCCGATCTCGGGGGCTACCGGGACTACCAGGAGCGCCGGGACCGTCGGGACCGTTGGGACCGTCGCTACAGCCGTCAGAACCGGGCGCGTTGGAGGCGCGAGGACCGTCGGGACCATGAAGGCGGCGGGTGACCGGTGAACCGGCCTGGCATCCAGAGGTTCCCGGGCGGCCTTCGGCCACACCGGACGCGCGAAGACCGTGGAGAGGTGGTTGCCGTGCATCGCATAGCCGTGCTTCCGAAGGACTGGTGGGGGCTGAGGGCCGAGTCCTCGGTGGAGGAGGACCCGGCGGGTGAGGACGTCGTGGCCCTGCGCAACGAGATCGGCGAGCTGCGGCGGGCGCTGGCCGCCCGTGCGGTCGTCGACCAGGCCTGCGGCATCGTGATGGTCCTGGCCCCCTGCCGCCGTGGGCCGGCCAGGAACCTGCTGGTGGACATCTCGCGGCAGTGCAACACCGAACCGCCGGACGTGGCAGCGGCTCTGGTCGCCACCTGGGAGGGCGAGCCGCTCTCGCGGCTGATGCAGCGGGGGCTGCGGCGTGCGCTGCGGCGGCTCTACGCGGAAGGCCGAGTGTGCGACTCACCACCGGCGGATGAGCCGTCCGGAAGGGGAGAGGGAAGGGAAAGGTCATGATTCACGCAGCCGATGTCCGAGAGTGGCGTGACCGCGACGTCGTGGATGCGCAGTCGCACAAGATCGGTGTCCTGGAGGCGGTGTATGTGGACACCACCACGGATGAGCCGGCCATGGCCACGGTTCGTACCGGACTGCCCACGCGGCACCGGCTGGTCTTCGTCCCCTTGGCGGACGCGATCGCCGGGCCGGACTATCTCAGGGTCGACTATGCCAAAGCTCTGGTGAGGCAGGCTCCTTCGATCGGCACCGACGACGTGCTGCCCGCCGAGCAGGAGGAAGCGATCTTCAAGCACTACGGACTTGCCTACAAGCCCGGTGCGGCCGGCGAACGGCAACTGGCGCGCCGCTGACCGCTCATGGACAGGATGGCCGTGTTGTGAGGTACGCACAGTGCACCAAGAGACCACGACCCGTGGAGAACAGTGGCTGTTGACGGCTGTCACTTCGACGGGGGACGCGGCGTTGGTCGTCGAGATACTCGAACTGCGGGCCAAAGTCGAGCCAAGCTCCGGGACGTGGCCGTTGCCCTGGTCGCCACGACGAACGACGAGGCGCTCCCGGAACAGCTGCGGAGGGAGCTGCGCCGGGCGTTGCGGCGCCTTCATGCGGCGGAGCGGCTGTGACGGGTCCGGCGCCGTGGCCGGAGCCTCCCGCGTACCCCGTCGCGGCGATGGCCGGTGCCGCTCGTTCCGGCACGACCGTGGGCCTTCTGCGGGTCCGGGGGCGCCGGACCCCGGACGGCCGACCGGGAGCGGCCGTAGGGGAAAGCGGTGATGCGCTCGTCGTGCTGGTTGTTGAGCAGATGGATCAGGAGCACGCCGACAGTCACCATCGCCAGGAGCACGACCACGGTCACGAGGGTCTCCACGGCCCTCACATCCCCCGTGCCGCATCCGGTATCGCACGAGCGACTGCCGGGACGCCGGTTATCGGAGCGGTGACGGCCGGGATCCGTCGACGTGTGATCGAAGCGCGGTCCTCGTGGCCTCCTTCGGCGTCCCAGACGGCTTGCACGGCCCGGTCGCTCTCCGACACGGTGCGCAGGCGCGCCGCCTCCGCCATCAGGAGGCCCGTGGCCGAGGTGCGCAGTGGGGTGCTCGCGGCGGCCATCAGCCAGCCGGCCGAGACGGGAGTCGTCCGCGGATCGAGCACGGCAGTCAACGAGCACGGCAGTCCGAGCACAGTGGTGAGAGCCGACGACATGCGGAGAGGGGGAGAGGAGGGCCGGTGTCCGCGTATCGGCGTGTACGAAACGGTCGCAGTCATGATGCGAACCCTGCTCCGGACCGGTTGGACCCGGTCCGGCGTAATCAATCGCCGAAAACGACAAAGGCATGGAGGCCGGTGCGCGAAATACCCTCGGTAACACCAGGCTACTCTTCCGGCCGGCCGGACGGACTCTGCCCATCGGCCGCGGTGACCCGGGACCGGTTACCTGAGTCGACCGATCCGGGACGGCGAGTCGATGAGCAGATCCGGCGAGCAGTTTTACGGACGCGATCCGTGCAAGTGTGCGGGGCTGCGAGAGGCCGTACGGTCGGCGTCCTGCCCGCCTTCGGAGTCCCAGACCCGCTCCCGGGCAGAGTCCCAGTCGGCCTCGGCCGCGGTCCGGAAGAACTCCGCCTCCTGGATCAGGCCGCTCGCGGTGAGACTCCGCGAAGGATCCTTGGCTGTGTTCATCAGCCGGGCGGCCGTGACGGCACCGGTCCCGGGCGGGATCACCAGGAGGTCCCAGCGGCCGACGGTGTAGGAGAACAGAAGCAGCTTGTGCGGGTCCTGCTCGGCCCTGAACCAGCCGACCCTCACCACATGCCCGTGGACGGGGATCCTACGGGGGATGACCGGCCAGAACGTGGGGTTCACGGTGACATGCGTGATCCGCCCCCACAGTGGGTCGAGAACCGCGACGAGCGCCGGAAGTTCAGCCGCCAGATCACGGGAGCGTGGCCACCATGCGCCGTCGATCAAGGCAGGGTTGCTGCCGGTTGGCGCGAGCTGGAGCCGCAGTGGCGGCGAAGCGGATGCGGGGATCCGGTCTTCGACCGCAGGTTTGTGGAACATGGTTGCGGTCATGGCCCGGCCCCTGCCCCGGGCCGGTCTGCACCGGCCCGGCGTTGTGACTCGCCGAGAGCGACACGAGCGGGAAAGCCCGTGTACGAAGTGTTCCCGGTAATTCCAGGGTACTCCCGGCCAGGGCCCGACCTCAGCGGAGCGGACGCCGCCGAGAGCGCCGGGACAGAAGCACGGCGCCGACGGAAATATCGGCCACGAGAACCACGATGCCGATGATCAGCAGATAGCCCAGACCTCCGGCTGTCGCGCCGATGATTCCCAGGACGATGGCAACGAGAAGGAACAGGAGGAAGTACGCCACGACTCGGACACCTCCTTTGGACCGTGCCGCCGTTCAGCGGCGTGCGAGCTTTCGTTCGCCGTTCGCGCCCGGCTGGTATGTCATGCCGTAGTGCTCGAAGATCGCTTGCTCCTGCTCGGCGGGCAGGATGTCGTCCGTGCCGATCGAGGGAGCCTTCCTGACCAGGCTCCTGGCGTAGGCGATCTTTACATAGCCCGGCCCCAGGAGTGCGTCGTGGACGGGCGCGAAGACCAGGCGCCGACGGGTCGGCAGCCCGGTCCGTACGGTGACCACGGCTGGTTCGTCGGTGGCGGTGTCCACGTAGACCGCTTCGAGCACGCCGATCCTGTGCCCCTTCGCGTCGACGACATCGTGGGTCCGCCACTCGCGGATGTCGGCTGCCTGGATCATGAACTGTCCCTCCGGAGCGGGACACCTGTCGATGCGGGCCACGTCCCGTGGAAGGTCGGGGCCCGGCCGGAACCGCCGCTGCGGCTGTGGCAACGACTCCGGCGCAAACACGCCGGAGTCGCCCTTCCGGGCGGCTGCACGTGAGAGTGAGCCAACCCACGTTCCATGCTACTGCGGCTGGGTGCGCCCGCACTTTCCCGAGCGTGGCCGCGCGTCTCACCCTCCAGTTGCTCCTCCTCGTACGAGAAGGTCTGGACGCTGGACCGGGGCGCCGCCGGGCGCGCCATCCTCGCCGCCCGGCAGATCGTCCGGGAAGTGGTCGCAGACGCAACCAGGCGGGGGAGCCAGGACGCCGATCCGGTCGAAGGCACTGCCGGGGGAGCGCCCAGGACGCCGCACCGCCGCACCGCTTGCTCCGGCGACAGCTCCACTCGCTCCTCTACGCCTCCGCACGCGCCGTTTCCGCGTGGTGCGGGCGGCTATTCGGGACGTTGGGTCCGGTCGTTGTGGGCGAGACCGTCCGGATGTCGCTCCGTGCGCTCGCCAAGCGGAAGAACCAGTACTCGTAGGGTTGTTGGGCCGGGCATGCGCTGGATCCGCCCCACCTCCTGCCAGCCCCAGTCGATGAGGGCGGTACCGGCCGAACGGGCGGACCGATCCACCAAAGTGACGCCGAGCGAAGCCTGGTGGTCGATGAGCAGGCGTTCCTGGAGCCGGCGGGCGAGCCCGCGTGCGTGCTGGTGGGGATGGACCACGGTTTCAAGGATCGCGAAGACGTGTCCGGACGCGGTCAGTTGCTCCAGGTTCTGCGGCAGTGGTCCGTCGAACCCCTGCCACCAGGAGCCGTCGCGCGGCACGGAGAAGCCGAGGACGCACCCCGTCAGGGCCTCCGCCTCGGCGACCAGCATGTCGAATCCCGGCAGTTTCACGTTGTCGGCCAGACGGTGCAGGAACCTCTCTCGGTCGTGGAACTCCTCACCCGGCTCGGTGGCGGAGGACTCCACGTACAGATCCGCCAGGTCCTCCCGCAGGCCCTCGGCCTGCCAGCGGTTCAACCGGCGCAGCCGCACCGTGTCCAGGTCGGGACGCTCTGAGCCTTCGGGATCGGGCGGTTGCCGCGGGGTGCGCATGGGGCGCCTCGGTTCGGGAGACCGGTAGATGTGCGGGAGTGCCATCGTGACCGATGGGCAGTGCGGCGCCGGGGTCCGGGACGTCTCTACAGCAGCATAGCCCCGGATCGGCGCCCCGCCGGGGCCCGTTGGGGGCCCGGGGCCACTGGGGCGCCGATGGACGAACGGTGAACGCGTCGGCCGGAACCATTCGCGGACAGCCGCTGTCGGACGGCGGAAACCCTGTTTGAACGTGGGCTGTCGGGGAGGCCGTCCGGTGTGCGTCGGACTGGAGCACGCCCGTGCGAGCAGCTGTCGCTGCTCCTCTGCGTGCTGCGGTCTGCCGGCCTCCCACGGTGAGTGATGCCCGCCGATCAGGGAGACACGTGCTCATGCCGGACGTACGCACGCAGAGCGGCAGGAGGTGGTGTGTGCCTGGATGCCGATGGCCGTCGACCCGAGTCTCGGCATCGCCTTCGCGAGCTTTGCCATACCGACGATCCTCGGCGAGGCGAAGCGGCACTTCCGTGACGAACTCTGGGGCGTGCATGTGCCGCGGCGCGTACAGGAGCTGCGCGGCCGGGTCCGGGGGCCGCCGGCAATGCGCTCAGCTCTTCAGCTCCGCGGACAGCTACCCGCTGACCGACACCCTCGGTGGCATGGAACCCGGCTTCGACCGGGTCGTCAACCGGGCGGTGTCGACGAACGGCCCTATTCCGCTTCACCTGTACCTGCTCTAGGCTTCACACGGGGAAGACGGGACTGCGGCCGTGTCAGGTAGCAGCAGGTCTTCCCATCCAGGCTCCCAGCCCCCGAGTCGGAAACGAGGCCGGCCGGAGCCGCATCGCCGGAGCACGCGGCTCCAGCCTCCGTCCTCCCGGCATTTCCAGACGGGGTCTTCTCACCAGTCCCGCCGCCGCGGAGGACAATGCGCGAGGACGGTGGAGGGGGGCCTCACATCCTCGTGGCCACGGCCGCCGCCGCCGCACAGCGGCGGCGGCCGTCCGGACCGTGAATCCCGGCGTGGGGGCGGCGGTCGGTGAGCAGGCGCAGAGAGCCGATCGGCATCGGTGCGTCAGGTTTCCCCGTCGGTCCGTTCGGGTTCCGTGTCCGGGGAGAAGCGGAGCCGGTGGGCCACCACGTCGGCGGCCACCTCGGCGAGCCGGCGTCCCTGCGTGTAGGAATGGGCGCGCAGCCGTACGAAGGCTTCGTCGATGCCGACA
Above is a genomic segment from Streptomyces sp. R21 containing:
- a CDS encoding ANTAR domain-containing protein — translated: MHRIAVLPKDWWGLRAESSVEEDPAGEDVVALRNEIGELRRALAARAVVDQACGIVMVLAPCRRGPARNLLVDISRQCNTEPPDVAAALVATWEGEPLSRLMQRGLRRALRRLYAEGRVCDSPPADEPSGRGEGRERS
- a CDS encoding hydrophobic protein; the protein is MILWMLLLLLILVVFGFGFTMQALWWVAAVLLAVWLAGFASRGRGGGRRSRR
- a CDS encoding DUF5994 family protein produces the protein MTATMFHKPAVEDRIPASASPPLRLQLAPTGSNPALIDGAWWPRSRDLAAELPALVAVLDPLWGRITHVTVNPTFWPVIPRRIPVHGHVVRVGWFRAEQDPHKLLLFSYTVGRWDLLVIPPGTGAVTAARLMNTAKDPSRSLTASGLIQEAEFFRTAAEADWDSARERVWDSEGGQDADRTASRSPAHLHGSRP
- a CDS encoding PRC-barrel domain-containing protein, with protein sequence MIQAADIREWRTHDVVDAKGHRIGVLEAVYVDTATDEPAVVTVRTGLPTRRRLVFAPVHDALLGPGYVKIAYARSLVRKAPSIGTDDILPAEQEQAIFEHYGMTYQPGANGERKLARR
- a CDS encoding PRC-barrel domain-containing protein; this translates as MIHAADVREWRDRDVVDAQSHKIGVLEAVYVDTTTDEPAMATVRTGLPTRHRLVFVPLADAIAGPDYLRVDYAKALVRQAPSIGTDDVLPAEQEEAIFKHYGLAYKPGAAGERQLARR